DNA sequence from the Candidatus Zixiibacteriota bacterium genome:
TTTGGCGTGGAACTTTCCGGCCCCACCGGTAATCCCCTGTACCATCACGCGCGAATTTTTATCGACCAGTATAGCCATTTTCACTTACCTCCCGCCTGTTTCGATAATTCCACCGCCCTCTTGGCAATCTCCTCAATCGGCGTCTCGATCCCGTGGAATTCGATATTCCGGAACAACTGCGGATTTTCTTTTTTGGCCGTTTCGAAAATCCGCACCCCCTCCTGCCACATGTTGCCGGTCATTCGCATCACCATCGGCTTGGAAAGCCCATGCTCTTTCAGGAACATTACGACCCCTTTGGCAAAATCATCGCAATGTGAAATCCCGCCGAATCGCGCGCCGAAAATTGCTTTGACACCGGGATTTTCATCGAGGAGCACCAGCATTTTTGCCAGCCGCTCCGGCGTCGGCCCGCCGCCGGAATCCATGAAATTGGCCGGCTTGCCGCCATAGTACTGGATAAAATCATTCCCCATGATTCCGAAACCGGCACCCCCGGGAAACATCCCGATATCGCCGTCGAGGTCGAGATATGGTATATCATCCGCTTTAGCCCGCATTTCGCGCGGCGTCATCTCCCCTTCCTCGTGGCGTTTTTCGATTCCCATCTCGGACAGTTCCGGATGGCGGAAGGTGGCATCATCATCGAGCGATATCCGGCTGTCGGCGGCAATCAATTTATTGTCGGCCGTGATGATCAGAGGATTAATTTCGGCCAGTTTGGCATCATACTTCTTGAAGAGTTTGTACAGGTTGGTGATAATAGCCGAGCCATCCTTGATCAGGTCGGAGCCGATACCGATCCTCTTGGCGATTTCGATGGCATCAAAACCATAAAGTTCCTCATCGATATCCAGCGACTTTTTGACAATCTTCTCCGGCGATTTCTCGGCCGTGATTTCGATATCGACACCTCCCTCGCCGGAGGCGATAACAACCAGTTTGTAATTAGTGCGATCGATCGTGACGCCGATATATATCTCTTTTTTAATATCGAGTTTCGGTTCCACCAGAAGTTTCTCGACCGGATATCCCTTGATTTTGAGCTGGAACAGTTGCGCCGCCAGCGCTCCGGCCTCAGCCGGAGTATTGGCGATCTTAACCCCGCCCGCTTTACCGCGCCCGCCGGTCAGCACCTGCGATTTAAGCACCACCGGGACATTCAGCTCCGTTGCAGCCTTTTCGGCCTCGGCCGGCGTTGTCGCAATTTTCCCTTTGGGAACAGGTATCTTAAATTTGGCAAAGAGCTCTTTGCCTTCGTACTCGTAAAGTCTCATAAATAGTCCTTCTTCTATTTACAATTACGTCAGGGTCCTTTGAGACCCTGACCTATATTCCGGGACAAAATTTATCATAATAGCCGGAAAAGTCAACAGTTATCGGCCGTGGCCCGGATTATCAAATTGGATATAGAAAAGGCGGGGGTCAGCTCCCGCCTTAAAGAGTCATATTCTAATGGATCAGCCTGCCCGGCGCAGTTTCCCTGCGAACTTTGCCCAGAGCGCTTTCATTTTCAGTTTTCCAATGGCTCCGGTCGGGTCGAGTTTCTTGGGACAAACCTGCTGGCAGTTGAAAATGGTATGGCAGCGGAAGGCCCCGAAATCGGTGGCCAGATAGGCCAGCCGCTCGCCGGCGGCACCGTCGCGGGAATCATCGACAAAGCGAAGCGCCTTGAGCATAGCCTGCGGCCCGAGATATTTCTCATCGGTTGCCACCACGGGGCAAGAGCCATAACAGGCGGCGCAGAAAATACAATCAACCAGAAGGTCGATTTTCAGCCGCTCTTTGGGCGACTGTTT
Encoded proteins:
- the sucC gene encoding ADP-forming succinate--CoA ligase subunit beta, with amino-acid sequence MRLYEYEGKELFAKFKIPVPKGKIATTPAEAEKAATELNVPVVLKSQVLTGGRGKAGGVKIANTPAEAGALAAQLFQLKIKGYPVEKLLVEPKLDIKKEIYIGVTIDRTNYKLVVIASGEGGVDIEITAEKSPEKIVKKSLDIDEELYGFDAIEIAKRIGIGSDLIKDGSAIITNLYKLFKKYDAKLAEINPLIITADNKLIAADSRISLDDDATFRHPELSEMGIEKRHEEGEMTPREMRAKADDIPYLDLDGDIGMFPGGAGFGIMGNDFIQYYGGKPANFMDSGGGPTPERLAKMLVLLDENPGVKAIFGARFGGISHCDDFAKGVVMFLKEHGLSKPMVMRMTGNMWQEGVRIFETAKKENPQLFRNIEFHGIETPIEEIAKRAVELSKQAGGK